One region of Terriglobia bacterium genomic DNA includes:
- a CDS encoding amidohydrolase family protein, with product MDTSTFRRFTLVSLLLIFSPLPLYAVMAFKSGDWTTGFLGLALSAGLCFLYWWPLGIFLAWFKGHTLPRLLFGYLLSLPLYFITLAALYPLFGGAFRPWANGNLLIYLSATPEFYVMVWILFYLSRRLARGVLMASAAVFTAGWAMPLLLMNTGNLVWPKTQDRVAITGARIVDTAAGRIEEGQTIYIKDGRIVEIGPLSQHPDWPQLDAQGQYLLPGLIDVHTHLQSPIELPAGFSPLYFFKSMLRDYAPQREEYLAAGVTSIRDLGGPADFGFALRSRIGEHKILGPRLFFVGRLVTSPHGHPVSTIWNAAEARQGAILARDENTLFEGLNRNLAAGPDAVKFIHGTIGRASEELSADLLAKGVRWSGEHHLISIVHAETEQEFEDAIGAGATGVEHAAYLQEVPAALAALVAQTHPFIDPTFGEYAMDLTMNNLAAADRDRRLECSYKSARALYSAGARMVVGTDAPMVRYGSGLHNEFAHFVRAGFRPEEILAFATVNNAAYLGKAAELGRVAAGYRADLILTKDNPFTKLDTLRHPVWTMLDGQVVSRGGK from the coding sequence ATGGACACAAGCACTTTCCGCCGTTTCACTCTGGTTTCGCTGCTGTTGATTTTCTCACCGCTGCCGTTATACGCCGTGATGGCTTTCAAATCCGGAGATTGGACGACCGGATTCCTGGGACTCGCCCTGTCGGCCGGCCTCTGCTTTCTGTATTGGTGGCCGCTCGGCATTTTTCTGGCCTGGTTCAAGGGACACACGCTGCCGCGGCTCCTCTTTGGCTATCTTCTCTCGCTGCCTCTGTACTTCATCACACTCGCGGCGCTTTATCCGTTGTTCGGAGGCGCGTTCCGTCCGTGGGCCAACGGCAATCTGCTGATCTACCTGAGCGCCACGCCGGAATTCTATGTGATGGTGTGGATTCTCTTTTATTTAAGCCGGCGGCTGGCGCGAGGCGTCCTGATGGCGTCCGCGGCGGTCTTCACCGCAGGCTGGGCTATGCCGTTGCTTCTGATGAACACCGGCAACCTCGTCTGGCCGAAAACTCAGGATCGCGTCGCCATCACTGGCGCCCGGATCGTCGATACCGCGGCAGGCCGCATCGAAGAAGGACAGACCATATATATAAAGGATGGACGGATTGTGGAAATCGGGCCGCTGTCCCAACATCCGGACTGGCCGCAACTCGATGCCCAGGGGCAGTACCTGCTTCCGGGGCTGATCGATGTCCATACCCACCTGCAATCTCCGATCGAGCTTCCAGCGGGCTTTTCGCCGCTCTACTTCTTCAAGTCGATGTTGCGCGATTACGCTCCTCAACGTGAGGAGTACCTTGCGGCCGGCGTCACTTCGATTCGAGACCTGGGAGGCCCTGCAGACTTCGGTTTCGCCTTGCGGTCGCGGATCGGCGAACACAAGATTCTCGGCCCGCGCCTTTTCTTCGTGGGCCGTTTGGTGACTTCTCCGCACGGCCATCCGGTCAGCACGATCTGGAATGCAGCGGAAGCCCGGCAAGGTGCTATCCTCGCCCGGGACGAGAACACATTATTTGAAGGATTGAACCGCAACCTGGCGGCCGGTCCGGACGCCGTGAAATTTATCCACGGCACGATCGGCCGCGCCAGCGAAGAATTGAGCGCGGATCTGCTGGCGAAGGGCGTCCGCTGGTCGGGAGAACATCACCTGATTTCTATCGTTCATGCGGAGACGGAGCAGGAATTCGAGGACGCAATCGGCGCTGGAGCGACTGGTGTCGAGCACGCGGCGTATCTGCAGGAGGTGCCGGCAGCGCTGGCCGCGCTTGTGGCGCAAACCCATCCATTCATCGATCCGACATTCGGGGAATATGCGATGGACCTGACGATGAATAACCTTGCTGCTGCGGACAGGGACCGCCGGCTGGAATGCAGCTATAAATCGGCCCGCGCCCTGTACAGTGCAGGCGCCAGGATGGTTGTTGGAACCGATGCGCCGATGGTCCGTTATGGTTCCGGACTCCATAACGAATTCGCGCACTTTGTTCGAGCGGGTTTCCGGCCGGAAGAGATCCTCGCCTTCGCGACGGTCAACAATGCGGCGTATCTCGGCAAAGCTGCGGAACTGGGCCGGGTGGCGGCCGGCTATCGGGCGGATCTTATCCTCACAAAAGACAATCCATTCACGAAACTCGATACACTGCGGCATCCGGTGTGGACAATGCTGGATGGCCAAGTCGTTTCGCGTGGCGGGAAATGA